The proteins below come from a single Rhodococcus sp. WMMA185 genomic window:
- the nadA gene encoding quinolinate synthase NadA codes for MTATTLWAGTRPQIQDGPGGYTGVEASEEWAAEIKRLARERGATLLAHNYQLPAIQDVADHVGDSLALSRIAAEAPEDTIVFCGVHFMAETAKILSPDKTVLIPDERAGCSLADSITADQLREWKADYPDAVVVSYVNTTAEVKGLTDICCTSSNAVDVVASIDPDREVLFLPDQFLGAHVKRVTGRENMQIWAGECHVHAGINGDELTARAKSHPGAELYVHPECGCATSALYLAGEGFVPEEKVKILSTGGMLDAARETGARQVLVATEVGMLHQLRKAAPEVDFQAVNDRASCPYMKMITPAALLRCLLEEKDEVHVDPAVAERARKSVQRMIEIGNPGGGE; via the coding sequence ATGACTGCCACCACATTGTGGGCGGGTACCCGCCCACAGATCCAGGACGGTCCCGGCGGCTACACGGGCGTCGAGGCGAGCGAAGAGTGGGCGGCCGAGATCAAGCGGCTGGCGCGGGAGCGGGGCGCGACCCTGCTCGCCCACAACTACCAGCTACCCGCGATCCAGGACGTCGCCGATCACGTCGGCGACTCCCTGGCCCTGTCTCGGATCGCGGCGGAGGCGCCCGAAGACACCATCGTGTTCTGCGGTGTCCACTTCATGGCGGAGACCGCAAAGATCCTGAGCCCGGACAAGACCGTCCTCATCCCCGATGAACGTGCCGGATGCTCGCTTGCCGATTCCATCACCGCCGACCAACTGCGTGAATGGAAGGCGGACTACCCCGACGCCGTCGTGGTGTCGTACGTCAACACGACCGCCGAGGTGAAGGGGCTGACCGACATATGCTGCACGTCGTCGAACGCTGTCGACGTCGTCGCATCGATCGACCCCGACCGTGAGGTGCTGTTCTTGCCGGATCAGTTCCTCGGAGCCCACGTCAAGCGTGTGACCGGTCGAGAGAACATGCAGATCTGGGCGGGCGAGTGCCATGTGCACGCCGGAATCAACGGGGACGAACTGACGGCGCGGGCCAAGTCGCACCCCGGCGCCGAACTGTACGTCCACCCCGAGTGCGGTTGCGCCACCTCCGCGCTCTACCTCGCCGGCGAGGGGTTCGTGCCCGAGGAGAAGGTGAAGATCCTCTCCACCGGAGGCATGCTCGACGCCGCCCGCGAGACCGGCGCCAGGCAGGTGCTGGTCGCCACCGAGGTCGGAATGCTGCATCAATTGCGCAAGGCCGCACCCGAGGTGGACTTCCAGGCCGTCAACGACCGCGCGTCGTGCCCCTACATGAAGATGATCACTCCGGCCGCCCTCCTGCGCTGCCTGCTCGAGGAGAAGGATGAGGTCCACGTCGACCCCGCGGTCGCCGAGCGTGCCCGAAAGTCGGTTCAGCGCATGATCGAGATCGGAAACCCGGGCGGCGGGGAGTGA
- a CDS encoding NUDIX hydrolase, which yields MPNGSTTTHEVLTAVFQVRHFPDAIDPDQSGEFGRGGGQLPGSGSEELAVLLWQRALDPQAGKWSLPGGVLREDEDLTTSARRQLAEKVDVQEVSHLEQLSVFSDPHRVPGPRTIASTFLGLVPLPADPKVPADTAWHPVCALPEMAFDHGTVVEHARTRLAAKLSYTNIAFGLAPEEFAMSTLREIYCAALGYQVDATNLARVLGRRGVLTPTGKTARSGRTGGRPAALFRFTDSCLRVTDEFAALRPPG from the coding sequence ATGCCCAATGGTAGCACCACCACCCATGAAGTTCTCACCGCGGTGTTCCAGGTTCGCCACTTCCCCGACGCCATCGATCCAGATCAGTCCGGTGAGTTCGGTCGCGGCGGCGGCCAACTCCCCGGATCCGGCTCCGAGGAGTTGGCCGTGCTGTTGTGGCAGCGGGCTCTCGATCCGCAGGCGGGCAAGTGGTCGCTGCCGGGTGGCGTGCTCCGCGAGGACGAAGATCTCACCACGTCGGCTCGGCGACAACTGGCCGAGAAGGTGGACGTGCAGGAGGTCTCGCATCTCGAGCAACTGTCGGTGTTCAGTGATCCCCACCGGGTACCCGGGCCGCGCACGATCGCATCGACATTCCTCGGACTCGTCCCCCTTCCGGCAGATCCGAAAGTCCCGGCGGACACCGCCTGGCATCCGGTGTGCGCGCTGCCTGAGATGGCATTCGATCACGGCACAGTGGTCGAGCACGCCCGCACACGCCTCGCCGCCAAGCTGTCCTACACCAACATCGCGTTCGGGCTGGCCCCAGAGGAGTTTGCGATGTCGACGCTACGCGAAATTTATTGCGCCGCACTGGGTTACCAGGTCGACGCCACCAACCTGGCGCGCGTGCTCGGAAGACGGGGCGTGCTGACTCCGACGGGCAAGACGGCACGCTCGGGCCGAACAGGCGGCCGCCCGGCGGCGCTTTTCCGCTTCACCGATTCCTGCTTGCGCGTCACCGACGAGTTCGCGGCGCTGCGGCCGCCGGGCTGA